In one Magallana gigas chromosome 7, xbMagGiga1.1, whole genome shotgun sequence genomic region, the following are encoded:
- the LOC105341208 gene encoding microtubule-associated protein futsch isoform X4, producing the protein MSKRKVYISWVNSILIEVGLEIEGISDIQDGKALCQVIDLLTGTTELLKAAQEERSSDPLRYLRALTSHMTKNRIRSTFKAQDILDGDIKSILDILWLTILNYGIHNIEQPPQERSVGVAKKHLLEWCQKELNTEFDSRNTLAHNLCYSGDWFIKLLQKFADRSSDIQVGSKEKELSGLLQQLETQLGIRHDIVSPADVIESIIDEHTLMIYISLLKRKVTTNSLYQPEVSSEDKGKLSTEDIKGAVTGYPERRRTTSADAADDNSDWFSSSNGSVRSGDPDVTPEGENLIIKTISEQVSEHLEGNEADDDESLSVLSGSASLLSDKKDRLPTAKIQTSESDTEDTAQKENRKETKPSESGDKDDVLQINIDETVLKEVRREPFRTETNVREPLPIVSRTVKRPRTTDSIMAEAKQKFENRKQEWQKMEEARKSLEHQPEGDNFSITSSDLDKSSMKEGDSKSQEELEDINTEAGYQGTFGTAPPYYYPGIGRGMPIFIMPGQGNDSPEMQFFIQALRQARHEANFHDQETNRPPGHSQGLHHLLDLNAVDDIAPTVDPGSQKNKARAPESEAKVTFAPKATPVSKPGSSSHVPSMSTNKRGILEVVGDRFETSHNLLDSSKPYRDAKGATSSESDGEQRKFPRVDIVEPLKEKIQKDLEIGRDRRGERRSPERSGYRVRSLTPGSGLDEETFPKSILKDRSSSRSKSPSLERTSPERSINRERLSRSVDFTQERSPRSSLERSPRSSLERSPRSSLERGSAKGDQSPKSPRSKSPADQNQGKDVTSPGRHSREIDPNRRLVRVLNRELELLKLKMDVLEKSNLSDDTELEDIDRLTKELSEQVQEKISKSPESRSPRVSPVRSPRRSSRSPDFSRGRMFRQRADDTSPVRSKSETRLYSCASPENLTPDSYTSRSLQDLSISDAPDGNLTFAPTRRGRPINLGYSSPIRKVSEEIWGIDTADNLGYDPKKIEKWKKLTNKTRISDQDLIELKQALATAITENDILQAKLKNSNVEMTEKMEKTNDVLNDCRAHLARSQAENMEIRTQLEKEKTRNESTEARLRETEKQLQASKTSIDDLETELEQTRNLLAGSSKKDIPTLQSLTEERDNFKNVLANTQRENDELKEDLAREKKLTGKQQSIIGDLKSILDDARRERKQLFYELSKFQKQGHISKVSGIIGKYMENGLYDDDDDDEDFEEPLNGYTIKSQPNGFPKDSFVTPRRREIPTDVKMTSTPTYRSRSESLGSSRRMYDDSFSSTPHNPSSFTSGRSTPVSVGRESGYDEMSPPNSARHEIYPHRRTPSYKTAFNSSLGDADDDSVDDLEVQRYLTKRPPGRYDEDKDEQENYGRRTPRKENLRANSPIRSKSPKGRDRELADLQDEKSTKRQLVYSPYLMNSNDAVRPQRNYVISPRNTRYENTKETIECIVESPIDNRYKEEYQRASRYDTRSPSGDKTFIKALEYAVQQESCNRYYNTDDYGPPFRSSSYGPTRSAYGSSSSSPSRNNPNIRSILKNAKSETNLSIKEGINSAHRRSFNSQSTSPSRSPARTPTKEIGSVHVPPYTYKPYDGSNTCSTPTKPIYSSPGLKRTSSLRAPRDMYEDELSPVRPVTPVRYQHQPLSPSFKLICAAAAKKNAGFNVRRLSFANTSR; encoded by the exons ataTACTTGATGGAGACATTAAGTCCATTCTGGATATTTTATGGCTGACCATTCTGAATTACGGAATACACAACATTG AACAACCCCCCCAGGAGAGAAGTGTGGGCGTTGCCAAGAAGCACCTGTTGGAGTGGTGTCAGAAGGAACTCAACACCGAGTTTGACTCGCGCAACACACTCGCTCACAA TCTATGTTACTCTGGGGATTGGTTCATCAAACTTTTACAGAAATTTGCTGATAGAAGCAGCGATATTCAG GTGGGCAGTAAGGAGAAGGAACTAAGTGGTCTGCTGCAGCAGTTGGAGACACAGCTAGGAATCCGCCACGACATCGTCAG CCCAGCAGATGTCATTGAAAGCATCATAGATGAGCACACGTTGATGATCTACATTTCTCTGCTGAAAAGAAAG gtTACAACCAACTCCCTGTACCAACCTGAGGTCAGCTCAGAAGATAAAGGAAAG CTCTCCACAGAAGACATCAAAGGAGCCGTGACTGGTTATCCTGAGAGAAGAAGAACAACATCAGCTGACGCAGCAGACGACAATTCTGATTGGTTCTCTTCCTCTAATGGATCCGTGAGGTCCGGGGACCCGGATGTTACCCCAGAAGGCGAGAATCTGATTATCAAAACTATCTCAGAGCAAGTATCAGAACATTTGGAGGGTAATGAAGCTGACGATGATGAAAGTCTGAGTGTGTTATCAGGGTCCGCATCATTGCTTAGTGACAAGAAAGACAGGCTGCCGACAGCGAAAATCCAAACAAGTGAAAGTGACACGGAGGACACCGCCCAGAAAGAAAACAGAAAGGAAACTAAACCTTCAGAAAGCGGTGATAAGGACGATGTCCTACAGATTAACATagatgaaacagttttaaaagaaGTACGTAGGGAACCATTTAGGACAGAGACCAATGTCAGAGAACCACTGCCGATCGTGTCTCGGACAGTGAAGCGACCCAGGACTACTGACTCTATTATGGCGGAAGCCAAACAAAAGTTTGAAAACCGAAAACAAGAATGGCAAAAAATGGAAGAAGCTCGCAAATCTCTTGAACATCAGCCAGAGGGTGACAATTTTTCTATTACTTCAAGTGATTTGGACAAGTCGAGCATGAAGGAGGGAGATTCAAAGTCTCAGGAGGAGCTGGAGGATATCAACACAGAAGCAGGGTATCAGGGGACCTTCGGTACAGCGCCCCCTTACTACTACCCAGGGATAGGGCGGGGCATGCCAATCTTTATCATGCCTGGACAGGGGAACGACAGCCCTGAAATGCAGTTCTTTATCCAGGCCCTGAGACAAGCCAGACACGAGGCAAATTTTCATGACCAGGAAACAAACAGGCCGCCAGGCCATTCTCAGGGTCTCCATCACCTGCTGGATCTGAATGCTGTGGATGATATTGCTCCAACAGTTGATCCAGGGAGCCAGAAAAACAAAGCGCGAGCACCAGAGTCAGAAGCCAAGGTTACATTTGCACCAAAGGCTACGCCTGTTTCAAAGCCAGGTAGCAGCTCTCATGTACCATCTATGTCTACCAATAAACGTGGAATACTGGAAGTTGTGGGTGATAGATTTGAGACAAGTCATAACTTGTTGGATTCATCAAAACCGTATAGGGATGCAAAGGGGGCAACGAGTAGCGAAAGTGATGGAGAGCAACGAAAGTTTCCTAGAGTGGACATCGTAGAACCGCTTAAAGAAAAGATACAGAAGGATTTAGAGATAGGAAGAGACAGGAGAGGGGAAAGGAGATCCCCCGAACGGTCAGGATACAGGGTTCGTTCattgacccctgggtcaggatTAGACGAGGAGACTTTCCCAAAGTCAATCCTAAAAGACAGATCATCTAGCCGATCCAAGTCGCCCAGTCTAGAGAGAACGAGTCCGGAAAGATCAATCAACAGGGAAAGGCTCTCCAGGTCTGTCGATTTCACCCAGGAACGATCGCCAAGGTCGAGTTTAGAACGGTCCCCAAGGTCGAGTCTTGAAAGGTCCCCTCGATCTAGTCTTGAAAGGGGATCAGCTAAAGGGGACCAATCTCCGAAATCTCCCAGGTCCAAATCCCCAGCAGATCAGAACCAAGGGAAAGACGTGACGTCACCAGGGCGACACAGCAGGGAAATCGATCCAAACAGACGCCTGGTGAGAGTCCTCAACCGAGAACTCGAACTTCTGAAACTAAAAATGGATGTTTTAGAAAAGTCAAATTTATCAGACGATACGGAGTTGGAAGACATTGATAGACTCACAAAGGAACTATCAGAACAAGTGCAGGAGAAGATTTCTAAGAGCCCGGAGTCGAGATCCCCGCGCGTTTCTCCGGTGAGGTCGCCTCGGAGATCGTCCAGGTCACCAGACTTCTCGCGAGGCAGGATGTTCAGGCAGCGAGCAGACGACACCAGTCCTGTGAGATCGAAGTCTGAAACGAGGCTTTACTCCTGTGCCTCCCCTGAAAATCTCACGCCGGACTCATACACATCAAGAAGTTTACAGGATTTGTCAATCTCTGACGCCCCGGATGGGAATCTGACCTTTGCCCCGACACGAAGAGGACGACCTATTAACCTTGGGTATTCTAGTCCAATAAGGAAAGTGTCGGAAGAAATATGGGGGATTGACACCGCAGATAATCTTGGATACGATCCcaagaaaatagaaaaatggaAAAAGCTGACAAATAAAACACGTATATCTGACCAAGATTTGATAGAACTGAAACAAGCTCTTGCCACCGCCATCACTGAAAATGACATACTGCAGGCAAAGTTAAAGAACTCGAACGTTGAAATGACCGAGAAAATGGAGAAAACTAACGATGTTCTGAACGACTGCAGAGCTCATCTCGCGAGGTCTCAGGCAGAAAATATGGAGATTAGAACGCAGTTAGAGAAAGAGAAAACAAGGAACGAGAGCACAGAGGCGCGGCTACGTGAGACGGAGAAACAGCTGCAGGCCTCCAAGACAAGCATCGATGACTTGGAGACCGAACTGGAGCAGACTAGGAATCTACTGGCGGGCAGCAGTAAGAAGGACATACCCACGCTACAGTCCCTCACGGAGGAAAGAGACAACTTCAAGAACGTCCTGGCAAATACGCAGAGGGAAAATGACGAACTCAAAGAG gaTCTGGCTAGAGAGAAGAAATTGACCGGCAAGCAGCAGAGTATCATTGGTGATCTGAAGAGCATCCTGGACGACGCCAGACGGGAGAGAAAACAACTGTTTTATGAACTGTCCAAATTCCAGAAGCAGGGTCATATATCGAAAGTGAGTGGGATAATCGGGAAATATATGGAAAACGGTCTTtacgacgatgatgatgatgacgaagACTTTGAAGAACCATTAAATGGTTACACCATCAAAAGTCAACCAAATGGCTTCCCCAAAGATTCCTTTGTGACGCCAAGACGACGAGAAATCCCGACTGACGTCAAGATGACATCAACACCGACATACCGGTCCCGTTCGGAATCTCTCGGCAGCTCCCGGCGTATGTATGACGATTCATTCTCATCTACCCCGCATAACCCGAGTTCCTTCACTTCCGGACGATCTACCCCGGTCTCTGTCGGACGCGAGAGTGGATACGACGAGATGTCGCCGCCAAACTCTGCACGCCACGAAATCTATCCACACAGAAGAACGCCCTCTTATAAAACAGCCTTCAATTCATCTCTCGGTGACGCAGACGATGATTCAGTGGATGATTTAGAAGTTCAACGATACCTCACTAAGCGACCACCTGGAAGATATGACGAGGACAAAGACGAGCAGGAGAACTACGGCCGACGAACTCCGAGGAAGGAGAATTTAAGAGCGAACAGTCCCATTCGCAGCAAGAGTCCGAAAGGAAGAGATCGTGAATTGGCTGATCTACAGGACGAAAAATCAACAAAGAGACAGTTAGTGTATAGTCCTTACTTAATGAATTCCAATGATGCAGTTCGACCTCAACGAAATTACGTGATATCTCCCAGAAACACGCGCTATGAAAACACCAAAGAAACAATAGAGTGCATCGTGGAGTCGCCCATTGATAACCGATACAAGGAGGAGTACCAAAGGGCCAGTCGGTACGATACCCGCAGTCCCAGTGGCGACAAGACGTTCATCAAGGCTTTGGAGTACGCCGTACAACAGGAGAGCTGTAACCGCTACTACAACACGGACGACTACGGGCCGCCCTTCCGGTCCTCCAGCTACGGACCTACACGGTCGGCGTACggctcctcctcctcctcacCGTCAAGGAATAATCCTAACATCAGAAGCATTCTCAAAAATGCTAAAAGCGAAACCAACCTTAGTATTAAGGAAGGAATCAACAGCGCTCACCGGCGGTCGTTTAATTCTCAGTCCACGTCACCCTCTCGTAGTCCGGCTAGGACGCCCACGAAAGAGATTGGATCCGTGCACGTACCCCCATACACGTACAAACCATATGACGGCAGCAATACGTGTTCAACCCCCACCAAACCCATTTACTCCTCCCCGGGACTTAAACGAACCAGCTCCCTCCGCGCGCCCCGGGATATGTACGAGGACGAGTTATCTCCCGTCCGCCCCGTGACCCCTGTACGATACCAGCACCAGCCTTT GTCTCCAAGTTTCAAGCTGATATGTGCCGCAGCTGCGAAAAAGAATGCCGGATTTAACGTACGACGACTTTCTTTTGCAAATACTAGTAGATAG
- the LOC105341208 gene encoding microtubule-associated protein futsch isoform X6, with product MIYISLLKRKVTTNSLYQPEVSSEDKGKLSTEDIKGAVTGYPERRRTTSADAADDNSDWFSSSNGSVRSGDPDVTPEGENLIIKTISEQVSEHLEGNEADDDESLSVLSGSASLLSDKKDRLPTAKIQTSESDTEDTAQKENRKETKPSESGDKDDVLQINIDETVLKEVRREPFRTETNVREPLPIVSRTVKRPRTTDSIMAEAKQKFENRKQEWQKMEEARKSLEHQPEGDNFSITSSDLDKSSMKEGDSKSQEELEDINTEAGYQGTFGTAPPYYYPGIGRGMPIFIMPGQGNDSPEMQFFIQALRQARHEANFHDQETNRPPGHSQGLHHLLDLNAVDDIAPTVDPGSQKNKARAPESEAKVTFAPKATPVSKPGSSSHVPSMSTNKRGILEVVGDRFETSHNLLDSSKPYRDAKGATSSESDGEQRKFPRVDIVEPLKEKIQKDLEIGRDRRGERRSPERSGYRVRSLTPGSGLDEETFPKSILKDRSSSRSKSPSLERTSPERSINRERLSRSVDFTQERSPRSSLERSPRSSLERSPRSSLERGSAKGDQSPKSPRSKSPADQNQGKDVTSPGRHSREIDPNRRLVRVLNRELELLKLKMDVLEKSNLSDDTELEDIDRLTKELSEQVQEKISKSPESRSPRVSPVRSPRRSSRSPDFSRGRMFRQRADDTSPVRSKSETRLYSCASPENLTPDSYTSRSLQDLSISDAPDGNLTFAPTRRGRPINLGYSSPIRKVSEEIWGIDTADNLGYDPKKIEKWKKLTNKTRISDQDLIELKQALATAITENDILQAKLKNSNVEMTEKMEKTNDVLNDCRAHLARSQAENMEIRTQLEKEKTRNESTEARLRETEKQLQASKTSIDDLETELEQTRNLLAGSSKKDIPTLQSLTEERDNFKNVLANTQRENDELKEDLAREKKLTGKQQSIIGDLKSILDDARRERKQLFYELSKFQKQGHISKVSGIIGKYMENGLYDDDDDDEDFEEPLNGYTIKSQPNGFPKDSFVTPRRREIPTDVKMTSTPTYRSRSESLGSSRRMYDDSFSSTPHNPSSFTSGRSTPVSVGRESGYDEMSPPNSARHEIYPHRRTPSYKTAFNSSLGDADDDSVDDLEVQRYLTKRPPGRYDEDKDEQENYGRRTPRKENLRANSPIRSKSPKGRDRELADLQDEKSTKRQLVYSPYLMNSNDAVRPQRNYVISPRNTRYENTKETIECIVESPIDNRYKEEYQRASRYDTRSPSGDKTFIKALEYAVQQESCNRYYNTDDYGPPFRSSSYGPTRSAYGSSSSSPSRNNPNIRSILKNAKSETNLSIKEGINSAHRRSFNSQSTSPSRSPARTPTKEIGSVHVPPYTYKPYDGSNTCSTPTKPIYSSPGLKRTSSLRAPRDMYEDELSPVRPVTPVRYQHQPLKTIRFDMEECVDCDVCRARYNTLRKRQQGTRLKVSKFQADMCRSCEKECRI from the exons ATGATCTACATTTCTCTGCTGAAAAGAAAG gtTACAACCAACTCCCTGTACCAACCTGAGGTCAGCTCAGAAGATAAAGGAAAG CTCTCCACAGAAGACATCAAAGGAGCCGTGACTGGTTATCCTGAGAGAAGAAGAACAACATCAGCTGACGCAGCAGACGACAATTCTGATTGGTTCTCTTCCTCTAATGGATCCGTGAGGTCCGGGGACCCGGATGTTACCCCAGAAGGCGAGAATCTGATTATCAAAACTATCTCAGAGCAAGTATCAGAACATTTGGAGGGTAATGAAGCTGACGATGATGAAAGTCTGAGTGTGTTATCAGGGTCCGCATCATTGCTTAGTGACAAGAAAGACAGGCTGCCGACAGCGAAAATCCAAACAAGTGAAAGTGACACGGAGGACACCGCCCAGAAAGAAAACAGAAAGGAAACTAAACCTTCAGAAAGCGGTGATAAGGACGATGTCCTACAGATTAACATagatgaaacagttttaaaagaaGTACGTAGGGAACCATTTAGGACAGAGACCAATGTCAGAGAACCACTGCCGATCGTGTCTCGGACAGTGAAGCGACCCAGGACTACTGACTCTATTATGGCGGAAGCCAAACAAAAGTTTGAAAACCGAAAACAAGAATGGCAAAAAATGGAAGAAGCTCGCAAATCTCTTGAACATCAGCCAGAGGGTGACAATTTTTCTATTACTTCAAGTGATTTGGACAAGTCGAGCATGAAGGAGGGAGATTCAAAGTCTCAGGAGGAGCTGGAGGATATCAACACAGAAGCAGGGTATCAGGGGACCTTCGGTACAGCGCCCCCTTACTACTACCCAGGGATAGGGCGGGGCATGCCAATCTTTATCATGCCTGGACAGGGGAACGACAGCCCTGAAATGCAGTTCTTTATCCAGGCCCTGAGACAAGCCAGACACGAGGCAAATTTTCATGACCAGGAAACAAACAGGCCGCCAGGCCATTCTCAGGGTCTCCATCACCTGCTGGATCTGAATGCTGTGGATGATATTGCTCCAACAGTTGATCCAGGGAGCCAGAAAAACAAAGCGCGAGCACCAGAGTCAGAAGCCAAGGTTACATTTGCACCAAAGGCTACGCCTGTTTCAAAGCCAGGTAGCAGCTCTCATGTACCATCTATGTCTACCAATAAACGTGGAATACTGGAAGTTGTGGGTGATAGATTTGAGACAAGTCATAACTTGTTGGATTCATCAAAACCGTATAGGGATGCAAAGGGGGCAACGAGTAGCGAAAGTGATGGAGAGCAACGAAAGTTTCCTAGAGTGGACATCGTAGAACCGCTTAAAGAAAAGATACAGAAGGATTTAGAGATAGGAAGAGACAGGAGAGGGGAAAGGAGATCCCCCGAACGGTCAGGATACAGGGTTCGTTCattgacccctgggtcaggatTAGACGAGGAGACTTTCCCAAAGTCAATCCTAAAAGACAGATCATCTAGCCGATCCAAGTCGCCCAGTCTAGAGAGAACGAGTCCGGAAAGATCAATCAACAGGGAAAGGCTCTCCAGGTCTGTCGATTTCACCCAGGAACGATCGCCAAGGTCGAGTTTAGAACGGTCCCCAAGGTCGAGTCTTGAAAGGTCCCCTCGATCTAGTCTTGAAAGGGGATCAGCTAAAGGGGACCAATCTCCGAAATCTCCCAGGTCCAAATCCCCAGCAGATCAGAACCAAGGGAAAGACGTGACGTCACCAGGGCGACACAGCAGGGAAATCGATCCAAACAGACGCCTGGTGAGAGTCCTCAACCGAGAACTCGAACTTCTGAAACTAAAAATGGATGTTTTAGAAAAGTCAAATTTATCAGACGATACGGAGTTGGAAGACATTGATAGACTCACAAAGGAACTATCAGAACAAGTGCAGGAGAAGATTTCTAAGAGCCCGGAGTCGAGATCCCCGCGCGTTTCTCCGGTGAGGTCGCCTCGGAGATCGTCCAGGTCACCAGACTTCTCGCGAGGCAGGATGTTCAGGCAGCGAGCAGACGACACCAGTCCTGTGAGATCGAAGTCTGAAACGAGGCTTTACTCCTGTGCCTCCCCTGAAAATCTCACGCCGGACTCATACACATCAAGAAGTTTACAGGATTTGTCAATCTCTGACGCCCCGGATGGGAATCTGACCTTTGCCCCGACACGAAGAGGACGACCTATTAACCTTGGGTATTCTAGTCCAATAAGGAAAGTGTCGGAAGAAATATGGGGGATTGACACCGCAGATAATCTTGGATACGATCCcaagaaaatagaaaaatggaAAAAGCTGACAAATAAAACACGTATATCTGACCAAGATTTGATAGAACTGAAACAAGCTCTTGCCACCGCCATCACTGAAAATGACATACTGCAGGCAAAGTTAAAGAACTCGAACGTTGAAATGACCGAGAAAATGGAGAAAACTAACGATGTTCTGAACGACTGCAGAGCTCATCTCGCGAGGTCTCAGGCAGAAAATATGGAGATTAGAACGCAGTTAGAGAAAGAGAAAACAAGGAACGAGAGCACAGAGGCGCGGCTACGTGAGACGGAGAAACAGCTGCAGGCCTCCAAGACAAGCATCGATGACTTGGAGACCGAACTGGAGCAGACTAGGAATCTACTGGCGGGCAGCAGTAAGAAGGACATACCCACGCTACAGTCCCTCACGGAGGAAAGAGACAACTTCAAGAACGTCCTGGCAAATACGCAGAGGGAAAATGACGAACTCAAAGAG gaTCTGGCTAGAGAGAAGAAATTGACCGGCAAGCAGCAGAGTATCATTGGTGATCTGAAGAGCATCCTGGACGACGCCAGACGGGAGAGAAAACAACTGTTTTATGAACTGTCCAAATTCCAGAAGCAGGGTCATATATCGAAAGTGAGTGGGATAATCGGGAAATATATGGAAAACGGTCTTtacgacgatgatgatgatgacgaagACTTTGAAGAACCATTAAATGGTTACACCATCAAAAGTCAACCAAATGGCTTCCCCAAAGATTCCTTTGTGACGCCAAGACGACGAGAAATCCCGACTGACGTCAAGATGACATCAACACCGACATACCGGTCCCGTTCGGAATCTCTCGGCAGCTCCCGGCGTATGTATGACGATTCATTCTCATCTACCCCGCATAACCCGAGTTCCTTCACTTCCGGACGATCTACCCCGGTCTCTGTCGGACGCGAGAGTGGATACGACGAGATGTCGCCGCCAAACTCTGCACGCCACGAAATCTATCCACACAGAAGAACGCCCTCTTATAAAACAGCCTTCAATTCATCTCTCGGTGACGCAGACGATGATTCAGTGGATGATTTAGAAGTTCAACGATACCTCACTAAGCGACCACCTGGAAGATATGACGAGGACAAAGACGAGCAGGAGAACTACGGCCGACGAACTCCGAGGAAGGAGAATTTAAGAGCGAACAGTCCCATTCGCAGCAAGAGTCCGAAAGGAAGAGATCGTGAATTGGCTGATCTACAGGACGAAAAATCAACAAAGAGACAGTTAGTGTATAGTCCTTACTTAATGAATTCCAATGATGCAGTTCGACCTCAACGAAATTACGTGATATCTCCCAGAAACACGCGCTATGAAAACACCAAAGAAACAATAGAGTGCATCGTGGAGTCGCCCATTGATAACCGATACAAGGAGGAGTACCAAAGGGCCAGTCGGTACGATACCCGCAGTCCCAGTGGCGACAAGACGTTCATCAAGGCTTTGGAGTACGCCGTACAACAGGAGAGCTGTAACCGCTACTACAACACGGACGACTACGGGCCGCCCTTCCGGTCCTCCAGCTACGGACCTACACGGTCGGCGTACggctcctcctcctcctcacCGTCAAGGAATAATCCTAACATCAGAAGCATTCTCAAAAATGCTAAAAGCGAAACCAACCTTAGTATTAAGGAAGGAATCAACAGCGCTCACCGGCGGTCGTTTAATTCTCAGTCCACGTCACCCTCTCGTAGTCCGGCTAGGACGCCCACGAAAGAGATTGGATCCGTGCACGTACCCCCATACACGTACAAACCATATGACGGCAGCAATACGTGTTCAACCCCCACCAAACCCATTTACTCCTCCCCGGGACTTAAACGAACCAGCTCCCTCCGCGCGCCCCGGGATATGTACGAGGACGAGTTATCTCCCGTCCGCCCCGTGACCCCTGTACGATACCAGCACCAGCCTTT AAAAACTATTCGCTTTGACATGGAAGAGTGCGTTGATTGTGACGTCTGTCGGGCGAGGTATAACACTCTCCGTAAACGTCAACAGGGGACACGACTCAAG GTCTCCAAGTTTCAAGCTGATATGTGCCGCAGCTGCGAAAAAGAATGCCGGATTTAA